The Rhodococcus sp. X156 genome window below encodes:
- a CDS encoding MFS transporter, translating into MTAHGDDTASRGGAQARRGWSAGRKQSAAGGTEPADATVPLNPRRRARMGIRRPQARPDRTPQPEPTAQPEPTAGVAPLFPAPAHPAPGNLAPSEVTPHGVATELPAPTGYRPPAPLPEHHPGHGHGDDGHNGHDEPPTERYPLQAPPTPRLAPEDVATRELESPVGRATTRQAPRKLTVTRVAAMRSKQLTRDGIRQFHRAASADGADKSGLTSLTYASMANYASDAAIAVALANTLFFAAATGESKGKVALYLLITVAPFAVIAPLIGPALDRIQRGRRLALAGSFVGRAVLAVIMALNFNSWQLYPAALGVLVFSKSFGVLKSSVMPRVLPPGISLVKSNSRLTVFGLVGTIVVGGIAGAWASVFGSGGALWFSAAVMLVGAWLCMRIPKWVEVTEGEVRTSLVYTHADERAERSPKRQGKAAKQPLSSLVLASLWGTGSTRVLTGFITLYIAFVAKATAEGGLMYATTLGAVGAGAGLGNFLGNAIGARMTLGKPDVVIIWCASATLAMCVVAALLPGLPTAALATLVGATGSALAKVSLDATMQRDLPEEARASAFGRSETVLQLSWVLGGALGVLLPPNYWVGFTVISVLLALGTTQAALTRNGRTLLPGLGGDRPSRTPTAASVA; encoded by the coding sequence GTGACTGCTCATGGTGATGACACTGCCTCTCGTGGTGGCGCACAGGCACGGCGTGGCTGGAGCGCCGGCCGCAAGCAGTCCGCTGCCGGCGGCACCGAGCCGGCCGACGCCACCGTGCCCCTGAACCCGCGCCGGCGCGCCCGGATGGGCATCCGCCGCCCACAGGCCCGCCCCGACCGCACCCCACAGCCGGAACCCACCGCGCAGCCGGAACCCACCGCGGGCGTGGCGCCGCTGTTCCCGGCACCTGCCCACCCCGCGCCGGGGAACCTGGCGCCCAGCGAGGTGACGCCGCACGGCGTGGCGACGGAGCTGCCCGCCCCGACCGGCTACCGCCCGCCGGCACCGCTGCCCGAGCACCACCCCGGCCACGGGCACGGAGACGACGGGCACAACGGGCACGACGAGCCGCCCACGGAGCGCTACCCCCTGCAGGCCCCGCCGACCCCGCGGCTGGCGCCGGAGGACGTCGCCACCCGCGAGCTCGAGAGCCCGGTCGGCCGCGCCACCACCCGCCAGGCGCCACGCAAGCTCACCGTCACCCGGGTGGCGGCCATGCGCAGCAAGCAGCTCACCCGCGACGGCATCCGGCAGTTCCACCGCGCCGCCAGCGCCGACGGCGCGGACAAGTCCGGGCTCACCTCGCTGACCTACGCCTCCATGGCCAACTACGCCTCGGACGCGGCGATCGCCGTCGCGCTGGCCAACACCCTGTTCTTCGCCGCCGCCACCGGGGAGAGCAAGGGCAAGGTGGCGCTGTACCTGCTCATCACGGTGGCCCCGTTCGCGGTGATCGCACCGCTGATCGGCCCGGCGCTGGACCGCATCCAGCGGGGCCGACGGCTGGCGCTGGCCGGCTCGTTCGTCGGCCGCGCCGTGCTCGCGGTGATCATGGCGCTGAACTTCAACAGCTGGCAGCTCTACCCCGCGGCGCTGGGCGTGCTGGTGTTCAGCAAGTCCTTCGGGGTGCTCAAGTCCTCCGTCATGCCCAGGGTGCTGCCACCCGGCATCAGCCTGGTCAAGAGCAACTCGCGGCTCACCGTGTTCGGCCTGGTCGGCACCATCGTGGTGGGCGGCATCGCCGGGGCCTGGGCCAGCGTGTTCGGCTCGGGCGGAGCCCTGTGGTTCAGCGCCGCGGTCATGCTCGTCGGCGCCTGGCTGTGCATGCGGATACCCAAGTGGGTGGAGGTCACCGAGGGCGAGGTGCGCACCTCGCTCGTCTACACCCACGCCGACGAGCGCGCGGAACGCTCGCCCAAGCGCCAGGGCAAGGCGGCCAAGCAGCCGCTGAGCAGCCTGGTGCTGGCCAGCCTGTGGGGCACCGGCAGCACCAGGGTGCTCACCGGGTTCATCACCCTGTACATCGCCTTCGTGGCCAAGGCCACCGCCGAGGGCGGGCTGATGTACGCGACCACCCTGGGCGCGGTGGGCGCCGGCGCCGGGCTGGGCAACTTCCTCGGCAACGCCATCGGGGCACGGATGACGCTGGGCAAGCCGGACGTGGTGATCATCTGGTGCGCGTCGGCGACGCTGGCCATGTGCGTGGTGGCTGCGCTGCTCCCCGGCCTGCCCACCGCCGCGCTGGCCACCCTGGTGGGAGCGACGGGCAGCGCGCTGGCCAAGGTGTCCCTGGACGCCACCATGCAGCGCGACCTGCCCGAGGAGGCCCGCGCCTCGGCGTTCGGTCGCTCGGAGACCGTGCTGCAGCTGTCCTGGGTGCTCGGCGGCGCGCTCGGCGTGCTGCTGCCGCCCAACTACTGGGTGGGCTTCACCGTCATCTCCGTGCTGCTGGCGCTGGGCACCACGCAGGCTGCCCTCACCCGCAACGGCCGCACCCTGCTGCCGGGACTCGGTGGCGACCGTCCCAGCCGCACCCCGACTGCTGCATCGGTGGCCTGA
- a CDS encoding cold-shock protein — MPTGKVKWYDAEKGFGFLSQEQGEDVYVRSSALPEGVESLKAGQKVEFGMASGRRGPQALSLKIVEPTPSIKQQAPAASAKRHTPDELHGMVEDMITMLEATVQPSLRKGRYPDRKTAHRISEVVRAVARELDS, encoded by the coding sequence GTGCCAACCGGCAAGGTGAAGTGGTACGACGCGGAGAAGGGCTTCGGCTTTCTCTCCCAGGAGCAGGGCGAGGACGTCTACGTCCGCTCGTCCGCGCTGCCCGAGGGCGTCGAGTCGCTGAAGGCAGGCCAGAAGGTGGAGTTCGGCATGGCCTCGGGTCGGCGCGGACCCCAGGCGCTCAGCCTGAAGATCGTCGAGCCCACGCCGTCGATCAAGCAGCAGGCCCCGGCAGCCTCGGCGAAGCGGCACACGCCGGACGAGCTGCACGGGATGGTCGAGGACATGATCACGATGCTCGAGGCCACCGTGCAGCCCAGCCTGCGCAAGGGGCGCTACCCCGACCGCAAGACGGCGCACCGCATCTCCGAGGTGGTCCGGGCGGTGGCGCGCGAGCTGGACAGCTAG
- the moaA gene encoding GTP 3',8-cyclase MoaA: MTVVSLGLPVPGRGGVTPPRDPARPQTSALLDSHGRVATDLRISLTDRCNLRCTYCMPAEGLDWLPTSDLLTRAELARLIRIAVTDLGVRELRFTGGEPLLRGDLAGIIADAAALRPRPEISLTTNGLGLVRKAKALRAAGLDRVNVSLDTVRPELFHQITRRDRLADVLAGMRAAADAGLTPVKVNAVLMRGINDDHAPELLQFCLEHGYELRIIEQMPLDAQHGWERSEMVTAEEILASLRTAYALTPDSEARGAAPAERWLVDGGPATVGVIASVTRPFCGDCDRTRLTADGQVRSCLFSTGETDLRDLLRSDAGDDAIAQRWQDAMWAKLPGHGINDPGFLQPTRPMSAIGG, translated from the coding sequence ATGACCGTTGTCTCACTTGGCCTGCCCGTGCCGGGCCGCGGTGGCGTCACCCCGCCACGCGACCCGGCGCGCCCGCAGACCTCGGCCCTGCTGGACTCCCACGGCCGGGTCGCCACGGACCTGCGGATCTCGCTCACCGACCGCTGCAACCTGCGGTGCACCTACTGCATGCCGGCCGAGGGCCTGGACTGGCTGCCCACCTCCGATCTGCTCACCCGCGCGGAGCTGGCCCGGCTGATCCGCATCGCCGTCACCGACCTGGGCGTGCGCGAGCTGCGCTTCACCGGCGGCGAGCCGCTGCTGCGCGGCGACCTCGCCGGGATCATCGCCGACGCCGCCGCGCTGCGTCCGCGGCCGGAGATCTCGCTGACCACCAACGGGCTCGGCCTGGTCCGCAAGGCCAAGGCCCTGCGCGCCGCGGGCCTGGACCGGGTGAACGTCTCGCTGGACACCGTCCGCCCCGAGCTGTTCCACCAGATCACCCGCCGCGACCGGCTGGCCGACGTCCTCGCCGGGATGCGGGCCGCGGCCGACGCCGGGCTGACGCCGGTGAAGGTGAACGCGGTGCTGATGCGGGGCATCAACGACGACCACGCGCCCGAGCTGCTGCAGTTCTGCCTGGAGCACGGCTACGAGCTGCGGATCATCGAGCAGATGCCGCTGGACGCCCAGCACGGCTGGGAGCGCAGCGAGATGGTCACCGCCGAGGAGATCCTGGCCTCGCTGCGCACCGCCTACGCGCTCACTCCCGACAGCGAGGCGCGCGGAGCCGCGCCCGCCGAGCGCTGGCTGGTCGACGGCGGACCCGCGACGGTCGGCGTCATCGCCTCGGTCACTCGACCCTTCTGCGGTGACTGCGACCGCACCCGGCTCACCGCCGACGGCCAGGTCCGCAGCTGCCTGTTCTCCACCGGCGAGACCGACCTGCGCGACCTGCTGCGCTCCGACGCCGGTGACGACGCGATCGCGCAGCGCTGGCAGGACGCCATGTGGGCCAAGCTGCCGGGTCACGGGATCAACGACCCCGGCTTCCTGCAGCCCACCCGCCCGATGAGCGCGATCGGGGGCTGA
- a CDS encoding ABC transporter permease — translation MNVLRPGRTFSGVPRWVFVPAVIGALFVLLPLVSMVATVRWSELPSLVTSPSALAALGLSLRTSAAATVLCVLLGVPMALVLARVQLPGLRVLRALVLLPLVLPPVVGGIALLYTFGRRGLLGQHLDALGLQIAFSTTAVVLAQTFVALPFLVLSLEGTLRTAGQRYEAAAATLGARPATVLRRVTLPLVLPGLVSGAVLSFARALGEFGATLTFAGSLEGVTRTLPLEIYLQRETDADAAVALSLVLVVVAVLVVVAARGRAGSGAL, via the coding sequence GTGAACGTCCTCCGTCCGGGGCGGACCTTCTCGGGCGTGCCGCGCTGGGTCTTCGTCCCCGCGGTGATCGGCGCGCTGTTCGTGCTGCTGCCACTGGTGAGCATGGTCGCCACGGTGCGCTGGAGCGAGCTGCCGTCCCTGGTCACCTCGCCGTCGGCGCTGGCCGCGCTGGGGCTGAGCCTGCGCACCTCCGCCGCCGCCACCGTGCTCTGCGTGCTGCTGGGCGTGCCAATGGCCCTGGTGCTCGCTCGCGTGCAGCTGCCGGGCCTGCGGGTGCTGCGGGCGCTGGTGCTGCTGCCGCTGGTGCTGCCCCCGGTGGTCGGCGGCATCGCGCTGCTGTACACCTTCGGGCGCAGGGGCCTGCTCGGGCAGCACCTGGACGCGCTGGGACTGCAGATCGCCTTCTCCACCACTGCGGTGGTGCTGGCGCAGACCTTCGTGGCGCTGCCGTTCCTGGTGCTGAGCCTGGAGGGCACCCTGCGCACCGCGGGGCAGCGCTACGAGGCGGCCGCGGCCACCCTGGGCGCGCGTCCGGCGACGGTGCTGCGCCGGGTGACGCTGCCGCTGGTGCTGCCCGGCCTGGTCTCCGGTGCGGTGCTCTCCTTCGCCCGTGCGCTCGGCGAGTTCGGCGCCACCCTCACCTTCGCCGGCAGCCTGGAGGGCGTCACCCGCACCCTGCCGCTGGAGATCTACCTGCAGCGCGAGACCGACGCCGACGCCGCCGTCGCGCTGTCGCTGGTGCTGGTGGTGGTCGCCGTCCTGGTGGTGGTGGCCGCGCGCGGCCGGGCCGGCTCGGGCGCGCTGTGA
- a CDS encoding TOBE domain-containing protein, translated as MPQLRISEAAAVLAVSDDTVRRWVDSGALSAQRDTAGRMVVDGAELAAHATAHATTTTDPSGVGRSARNRFVGLVTRVVADEVMAQVEMQCGPHRVVSLMSSEAVRELGLEPGRVAVAVVKATTVIVETPEGQQ; from the coding sequence ATGCCGCAGCTGAGGATTAGTGAAGCGGCGGCAGTGCTCGCCGTCAGTGACGACACCGTGCGTCGCTGGGTGGACTCCGGGGCGCTCAGCGCGCAGCGCGACACCGCCGGACGCATGGTCGTCGATGGGGCGGAGCTGGCCGCCCACGCCACCGCGCACGCCACCACCACCACTGATCCGTCCGGGGTGGGGAGGTCGGCGCGCAACCGCTTCGTCGGGCTGGTGACCCGGGTGGTGGCCGACGAGGTGATGGCTCAGGTGGAGATGCAGTGTGGGCCGCACCGCGTGGTCTCGCTGATGAGCAGCGAGGCGGTGCGCGAGCTCGGCCTGGAGCCCGGCCGGGTGGCCGTCGCGGTGGTCAAGGCGACGACGGTGATCGTGGAGACCCCCGAGGGGCAGCAGTGA
- a CDS encoding YccF domain-containing protein, with translation MRLLLNIIWLVFGGIWLALGYVLAGAICCVLIVTIPFGIASFRIAGYALWPFGSDVVRKPTAGVGSAVGNVIWFVFAGWWLAIGHVLSAIAMALTIIGIPLAVANLKMIPISLTPLGKDIVAAPRR, from the coding sequence ATGAGGCTGCTGCTCAACATCATCTGGCTCGTGTTCGGTGGGATCTGGCTGGCCCTGGGCTACGTCCTGGCGGGAGCGATCTGCTGCGTGCTCATCGTGACCATCCCGTTCGGCATCGCCTCGTTCCGCATCGCCGGCTACGCGCTGTGGCCCTTCGGCAGTGACGTGGTGCGAAAGCCGACCGCGGGCGTCGGCTCGGCCGTCGGCAACGTCATCTGGTTCGTCTTCGCCGGTTGGTGGCTCGCCATCGGGCACGTGCTCAGCGCCATCGCGATGGCGCTCACCATCATCGGCATCCCGCTGGCCGTGGCCAACCTGAAGATGATCCCGATCTCGCTGACCCCGCTCGGCAAGGACATCGTGGCGGCGCCACGCAGGTGA
- a CDS encoding glutaminyl-peptide cyclotransferase: protein MSSSLRTVVAVCCLLLTVAGCAGSAPDQLAAGGAGPAPEQLRVEVLSTRAHDPSAFTQGLEVAGGQLYEGTGLTGRSRVTRSDLATGTELASAALPADLFGEGLTVVGDTVWQLTWQDGVALRRDATTLAETGRASYTGEGWGLCHQDGHPGGVLVMSDGTDTLTFRDPTTFAPTGSVSVRLQGAPLTQLNELECVAGAVWANVWQTDRIVQIDPATGTVTAVVDAAGLLDRSQAPGADVLNGIAAVGDRFLITGKLWPTTYEVRFVPVADAP, encoded by the coding sequence ATGTCCAGCTCGCTGCGCACCGTCGTGGCCGTGTGTTGCCTGCTGCTCACGGTGGCCGGGTGCGCCGGCTCAGCACCCGACCAGCTCGCTGCCGGCGGCGCGGGGCCGGCCCCCGAGCAGCTGCGCGTCGAGGTGCTCAGCACCCGGGCGCACGACCCGTCGGCGTTCACCCAGGGCCTGGAGGTGGCCGGCGGCCAGCTCTACGAGGGGACCGGGCTCACCGGCCGCTCCCGGGTGACCCGCAGCGACCTGGCCACCGGCACCGAGCTGGCCTCCGCCGCCCTGCCGGCCGACCTGTTCGGCGAGGGCCTCACCGTGGTGGGCGACACCGTCTGGCAGCTGACCTGGCAGGACGGGGTGGCCCTGCGCCGGGACGCCACGACGCTGGCCGAGACGGGCCGGGCCAGCTACACCGGGGAAGGCTGGGGCCTGTGCCACCAGGACGGCCACCCGGGCGGCGTGCTGGTGATGAGCGACGGCACCGACACGCTCACCTTCCGCGACCCCACCACCTTCGCCCCCACCGGGTCGGTGTCGGTGCGGCTGCAGGGGGCGCCGCTCACCCAGCTCAACGAGCTGGAGTGCGTGGCCGGGGCCGTGTGGGCCAACGTCTGGCAGACCGACCGGATCGTGCAGATCGATCCCGCGACCGGCACGGTGACCGCCGTGGTGGACGCCGCGGGGCTGCTCGACCGCTCCCAGGCACCCGGCGCCGACGTGCTGAACGGCATCGCCGCTGTGGGAGATCGCTTCCTGATCACCGGAAAGCTGTGGCCCACGACGTACGAAGTCCGTTTCGTCCCAGTTGCCGACGCGCCCTGA
- the modA gene encoding molybdate ABC transporter substrate-binding protein, protein MTVRRRRGLRHAVPAGLAVLAVSAATGCSTGADGPGTLTVFAAASLQPAFTQLAAAFEQAHPGTRVSYSFAGSSALATQIDQGAPADVFASADETTMQRVVDAGLVTGAPTTFATNSLQIAVAPGNPRGVTGLADLARPGTAVVLCAVQVPCGTAATKAAGAAGVRLAPVSEESSVTDVLNKVVVGEADAGLVYRSDVTTTGDRASGVDFAESSAAVNRYPAAVLTGAKDPALAEDFLTLLTSEQGRTVLAQAGLAAP, encoded by the coding sequence GTGACGGTGCGCCGGCGGCGGGGTCTGCGCCACGCGGTGCCCGCCGGGCTGGCGGTGCTGGCGGTCTCCGCTGCCACCGGGTGCAGCACCGGCGCCGACGGTCCGGGCACGCTCACCGTCTTCGCCGCGGCCTCCCTGCAGCCGGCCTTCACCCAGCTGGCCGCCGCCTTCGAGCAGGCCCACCCCGGCACCCGGGTCAGCTACAGCTTCGCCGGCTCCTCCGCGCTGGCCACCCAGATCGACCAGGGGGCGCCCGCCGACGTGTTCGCCTCGGCCGACGAGACGACGATGCAGCGAGTGGTCGACGCCGGGCTGGTGACGGGCGCGCCCACCACCTTCGCCACCAACTCGCTGCAGATCGCCGTCGCCCCGGGCAACCCGCGCGGAGTCACCGGGCTGGCCGACCTGGCTCGCCCGGGCACCGCCGTGGTGCTCTGCGCCGTGCAGGTTCCGTGCGGGACCGCCGCCACGAAGGCCGCCGGCGCCGCGGGCGTGCGCCTCGCCCCGGTGAGCGAGGAGTCGTCCGTGACCGACGTGCTGAACAAGGTGGTGGTGGGGGAGGCCGACGCCGGGCTGGTCTACCGCAGCGACGTCACCACCACGGGAGACCGCGCCAGCGGGGTCGACTTCGCCGAGAGCAGCGCGGCGGTCAACCGCTACCCCGCGGCCGTCCTCACCGGCGCCAAGGACCCCGCGCTGGCCGAGGACTTCCTCACCCTGCTCACCAGCGAGCAGGGCCGGACCGTGCTGGCCCAGGCCGGCCTCGCCGCGCCGTGA
- a CDS encoding AMP-binding protein has protein sequence MPVERQQGSGPGVAQPAGTGAPSFARGPDTPALLSTTIGANLADTVRRHGSRDALVDVPTGRRWSYDELHAAVLELAAGMLRAGVAVGDRVGIWSPNRPEWTLVQYAAAEVGAILVNVNPAYRVHELEYVLDQAGIRLVVAAPRFRAADYAAMLAEVAPRCVALEQVVLLDTPAWDSLAAGGRDDAAVAAVAVGLHPDDPINIQYTSGTTGFPKGATLSHRNILNNGYLVGELCHYSERDRVCIPVPFYHCFGMVMGNLACTSHGAAMVIPAEGFDPAATLAAVAAERCTSLYGVPTMFIAELALPDFAAHDLSSLRTGIMAGSPCPAEVMRQVIDRMHMAEVSICYGMTETSPVSTQTRSDDSLQRRVQTVGRVGPHLQVQVVDPATGDVLPRGETGELCTRGYSVMLGYWDDPARTAEAVDEQGWMHTGDLAVMDDDGYLQITGRIKDMVIRGGENVYPREVEEFLHTHPDIRDAQVIGVPDERYGEELMVWVQLRTGAPELTAESVREFCSGHLAHYKIPRYVHVVEEFPMTVTGKVRKVEMREQSAVLLGRAGS, from the coding sequence ATGCCGGTGGAACGGCAGCAGGGGTCAGGTCCAGGGGTGGCGCAGCCAGCAGGAACGGGGGCGCCGTCGTTCGCGCGCGGACCCGACACGCCGGCGCTGCTGAGCACGACCATCGGCGCCAACCTCGCCGACACCGTGCGCAGGCACGGCAGCAGGGACGCCCTGGTGGACGTGCCCACCGGCCGACGGTGGAGCTACGACGAGCTGCACGCGGCGGTGCTGGAGCTGGCCGCCGGGATGCTGCGGGCCGGCGTCGCGGTGGGCGACCGAGTCGGTATCTGGTCGCCCAACCGTCCGGAGTGGACGCTCGTCCAGTACGCCGCCGCCGAGGTCGGCGCGATCCTGGTCAACGTCAACCCCGCCTACCGGGTGCACGAGCTGGAGTACGTCCTCGACCAGGCCGGCATCCGCCTGGTGGTGGCCGCACCGCGCTTCCGCGCCGCCGACTACGCCGCCATGCTCGCTGAGGTGGCCCCACGGTGCGTGGCGCTGGAGCAGGTGGTGCTGCTAGACACCCCCGCGTGGGACTCGCTCGCCGCAGGCGGCCGGGACGACGCGGCCGTGGCAGCGGTGGCGGTGGGACTGCACCCGGACGACCCGATCAACATCCAGTACACCTCCGGCACCACCGGCTTCCCCAAGGGCGCCACGCTCAGCCACCGCAACATCCTCAACAACGGCTACCTGGTGGGCGAGCTCTGCCACTACAGCGAGCGGGACCGGGTCTGCATCCCGGTGCCCTTCTACCACTGCTTCGGGATGGTGATGGGCAACCTGGCCTGCACCAGCCACGGGGCGGCGATGGTGATCCCCGCGGAGGGCTTCGACCCCGCCGCGACCCTCGCCGCGGTGGCCGCGGAGCGGTGCACCAGCCTCTACGGGGTGCCGACGATGTTCATCGCCGAGCTGGCCCTGCCCGACTTCGCCGCGCACGACCTGTCCTCGCTGCGCACCGGCATCATGGCCGGCTCGCCCTGCCCGGCCGAGGTGATGCGCCAGGTGATCGATCGGATGCACATGGCCGAGGTGTCCATCTGCTACGGTATGACCGAGACCTCCCCGGTGTCCACCCAGACCCGCTCCGACGACTCCCTGCAGCGGCGGGTGCAGACGGTGGGGCGGGTGGGCCCGCACCTGCAGGTGCAGGTGGTCGACCCCGCCACCGGCGACGTGCTGCCCCGCGGGGAGACCGGCGAGCTGTGCACCCGCGGCTACAGCGTGATGCTCGGCTACTGGGACGACCCGGCTCGCACGGCCGAGGCGGTGGACGAGCAGGGCTGGATGCACACCGGCGACCTGGCGGTGATGGACGACGACGGCTACCTGCAGATCACCGGCCGCATCAAGGACATGGTGATCCGCGGCGGGGAGAACGTGTACCCGCGCGAGGTGGAGGAGTTCCTGCACACCCACCCCGACATCCGCGACGCCCAGGTGATCGGCGTGCCCGACGAGCGCTACGGCGAGGAGCTGATGGTGTGGGTGCAGCTGCGCACCGGCGCACCCGAGCTCACCGCGGAGAGCGTGCGGGAGTTCTGCAGCGGACACCTGGCCCACTACAAGATCCCCCGCTACGTGCACGTGGTGGAGGAGTTCCCGATGACCGTCACCGGCAAGGTGCGCAAGGTCGAGATGCGCGAGCAGTCCGCCGTGCTGCTGGGGCGCGCCGGCTCGTGA
- a CDS encoding ATP-binding cassette domain-containing protein has protein sequence MRTGALAVRAQVAARGVELELEVGAGEVVAVLGPNGAGKSTLLSVVAGLLHPDEGRVSLDGRVLLDTGTGTRVPPHRRGVALLAQDPLLFPHLSVADNVAFGPRSAGQGRRAAATVAARWLAEVGATELAGRRPAALSGGQAQRVAVARALAAEPALLLLDEPMAALDVGAAPAMRSVLRRVLREEGGRSALLVTHDVLDALVLADRVVVVEGGQVVEAGPAAQVLSRPRSSFAARIAGLNLLLGTVTERGLRTASGTALAGVLDEDCRPGQAAVAVFDPLAVAVHVQPPGGSPRNAVPVRVTAVEPRGQLVRVRAVQDGGEVLLADVTTASVAELDLVPGHRAYFVVKAAEVRVHLR, from the coding sequence GTGCGCACCGGTGCGCTGGCGGTGCGTGCGCAGGTCGCCGCGCGCGGCGTGGAGCTCGAGCTGGAGGTGGGCGCCGGTGAGGTGGTGGCGGTGCTCGGGCCCAACGGCGCAGGCAAGTCCACCCTGCTGTCGGTGGTGGCCGGGCTGCTGCACCCTGACGAGGGGAGGGTGAGCCTGGACGGGCGGGTGCTGCTGGACACCGGCACGGGGACCCGGGTGCCACCGCACCGGCGCGGGGTCGCGCTGCTGGCCCAGGACCCGCTGCTGTTCCCGCACCTGAGCGTGGCCGACAACGTCGCGTTCGGTCCCCGCAGCGCCGGGCAGGGACGCCGCGCGGCCGCCACCGTCGCGGCGCGCTGGTTGGCGGAGGTCGGGGCCACCGAGCTGGCGGGGCGTCGGCCGGCGGCGCTGTCGGGTGGGCAGGCGCAGCGGGTGGCGGTGGCCCGGGCGCTGGCGGCTGAGCCCGCGCTGCTGCTGCTGGACGAGCCGATGGCGGCGCTGGACGTGGGCGCGGCGCCGGCCATGCGCTCGGTGCTGCGCCGGGTGCTGCGCGAGGAGGGCGGACGCAGCGCGCTGCTGGTCACCCACGACGTGCTCGACGCCCTGGTGCTCGCCGACCGGGTGGTGGTGGTCGAGGGCGGTCAGGTGGTGGAGGCCGGTCCGGCGGCACAGGTGCTCAGCCGTCCCCGCAGCTCCTTCGCGGCCCGCATCGCCGGGCTGAACCTGCTGCTGGGCACCGTGACCGAGCGCGGGCTGCGCACCGCCAGCGGCACCGCCCTGGCCGGTGTGCTGGACGAGGACTGCCGCCCGGGGCAGGCCGCGGTGGCCGTGTTCGACCCGCTGGCCGTGGCCGTGCACGTGCAGCCACCCGGTGGCAGCCCGCGCAACGCCGTTCCGGTGCGCGTGACGGCGGTGGAGCCACGGGGTCAGCTGGTGCGGGTGCGCGCGGTGCAGGACGGCGGCGAGGTGCTGCTGGCCGACGTCACCACGGCATCGGTGGCCGAGCTGGACCTGGTGCCCGGGCACCGCGCCTACTTCGTGGTCAAGGCAGCCGAGGTCCGGGTGCACCTGCGCTGA
- a CDS encoding HAD-IIA family hydrolase — protein MDMDGVLVHEDTIVPGADVFLSELQAAGNPFLVLTNNSIRTPRDLRARLLVTGLDVPEESIWTSALATATFLDSQRPGGSAYVVGESGLTTALHDVGYVLTDRDPDYVVLGETRTYSFEAITTAIRLVERGARFIATNPDATGPSREGSLPATGAVAALITRATGHEPYYVGKPNPLMMRSGLRRLGAHSANTLMIGDRMDTDIVSGLEAGLQTILVMTGISTVASVERFPYRPTLVLDSVADLVGHTARPFG, from the coding sequence ATGGACATGGACGGCGTGCTGGTGCACGAGGACACCATCGTCCCCGGCGCCGACGTGTTCCTCTCCGAGCTGCAGGCCGCCGGCAACCCGTTCCTGGTGCTCACCAACAACTCCATCCGCACCCCGCGCGACCTGCGCGCCCGGCTGCTGGTCACCGGGCTGGACGTGCCCGAGGAGTCGATCTGGACCTCGGCCCTGGCCACCGCGACGTTCCTGGACTCCCAGCGTCCCGGGGGCAGCGCCTACGTGGTGGGGGAGTCCGGCCTGACCACCGCGCTGCACGACGTCGGCTACGTCCTCACCGACCGCGACCCCGACTACGTGGTGCTGGGCGAGACCCGTACCTACTCCTTCGAGGCCATCACCACCGCCATCCGGCTGGTGGAGCGTGGCGCCCGGTTCATCGCCACCAACCCCGACGCCACCGGCCCCTCGCGGGAGGGCTCGCTGCCCGCCACCGGGGCGGTGGCGGCGCTGATCACCCGTGCCACCGGCCACGAGCCGTACTACGTCGGCAAGCCCAACCCGCTGATGATGCGCAGCGGGTTGCGCAGGCTGGGCGCGCACTCGGCGAACACCCTGATGATCGGCGACCGGATGGACACCGACATCGTCTCCGGCCTGGAGGCGGGGCTGCAGACCATCCTGGTGATGACCGGGATCTCCACCGTCGCCAGCGTGGAGCGCTTCCCCTACCGGCCCACGCTGGTGCTGGACTCCGTGGCGGACCTGGTCGGCCACACCGCCCGCCCCTTCGGCTGA
- a CDS encoding DUF2771 domain-containing protein: protein MLTRNGRLVAAGLGVLAVVAAGCSSDPHLPEITFFADGDTVATGPTTYCSLDFTECRTGSTAELPVRVGSPLQVSLPTDIGDAPWRLLTTYRTPAGADEITQQYFRPGERLAVTVTPPDPSAQLTGVEVQLPSGATDADGNPIARATWSVRTDPTPVSAS from the coding sequence GTGCTGACACGCAACGGACGGCTGGTCGCGGCAGGGCTAGGAGTGCTGGCGGTGGTGGCCGCAGGCTGCTCGTCAGACCCGCACCTGCCCGAGATCACCTTCTTCGCCGACGGCGACACGGTGGCCACCGGCCCCACCACCTACTGCTCGCTGGACTTCACCGAGTGCCGCACCGGCAGCACCGCCGAGCTCCCGGTGCGGGTGGGCTCCCCGCTGCAGGTGTCGCTGCCCACCGACATCGGTGACGCGCCCTGGCGGCTGCTGACCACCTACCGCACGCCGGCCGGTGCGGACGAGATCACCCAGCAGTACTTCCGGCCCGGCGAGCGACTGGCCGTGACGGTGACCCCGCCCGACCCGTCGGCCCAGCTGACCGGCGTGGAGGTCCAGCTGCCGTCCGGGGCCACTGACGCGGACGGCAACCCGATCGCCCGCGCGACGTGGTCGGTGCGGACCGACCCCACGCCGGTCTCGGCGAGCTAG